The stretch of DNA ACAATGTGCTCTTCGACACGGAGAGCATCGCCTCGGACAAACTGTGGAGCAACTTGACCGTCTTCAATGTGACCAGCCTGGATGCGGGCACGTACGCCTGCACGGGCGCCAATCCCATCGGCAGCATGACCCAAAACATCAGCATCTACCTCAGCGAGATTGTGCAGCATGTGCTGGTGAAGACGCCAGAGACCTTCTGGTACTTTGGCCTCATCATGGGCATCTTCGGCACCGTCTTCCTGCTCATCGCCATCTCGTTTGTGGTGTGCCTCTGCAAGCGCACCACCCGCCAGCACCGCCACACCAGCAAGGCGGGCGTCAAGTCCAGCGTCAGCTTCAACGACCAGGAGAAGAAGCTCCTGGACTCGAGtgtcaccaccaccacgaatGATCGTGGGGACAGCTACGGCATCGACAACAATCCCAActcgatcagcatcaacaAGGCGGACTCGGCCGGTCTGAGCTTCAACCAGATCGAGATCCATGCCGTGGAGAACCATCGCTCGGGCCTGGGCCATGGCACAATGTTggtgcatcagcagcaacaggggcagcatcagcaggggcaacatcagcagcagggacagggcCAGAACGTGGGACAGCATatgcggcagcagctgatgaCCGTGAAGGATCCCACATGCGGAATGATGACCGTGCCCACGTCCATGGCGGggcacacccacagccacacgcATCCCGGCCAGATCTCCGAGGAGTTTCCCCTCAATGTGGGCGTCTTTCCACCGCCACCCGAGTTCTGCTCGAACATTGTGCCGAATCCGGCCTTTGGGGGCAACATCTTCATTCGCGTCTCCGTCACGCAGGACATGCTCGACGGCGCGGATCTCAACATGTATCCGGATCTGCTGAACATCCCCAAGCGGATGCAGGACGTGCAGTGCAGCGACGGGGGAGCTGGCACAGTGAGCGTGCCCGAGGGCCAGTTCGCCACGCTGCCACGGCACACCACGCGGCGGGGCATCCTCAAGAAGGATTCctccctgcagcagcagcagcagcagaaccatcaccagcaacagcagcagcaaggtgCCACCACTGGCCTGTATCCGCACGACGAGATCGTGACCTACAACCTGGATGCCAGCGGATATGTGGACTCGCATAGCCACCAGACGACCTACCACTGCGTGGGCAATGGCCAGAGTAATCCCATGGAGCTGCCACCGCCTCCCCCACCGCCCGCCGTGACGGCTGTGGTGCAGTGCCACCACCCGAACTCCAGTGCCAGCGTCATGCCACCCGTCTCCGCCGCCAGCTGCGTCAGCTGCATCAACAACGGCCCGCCACAGCCCTCAGCCTGCCAGACGCCACCCATCGATGTGACGCCGCTGCGGCCGCTCTGTGGCAAgagtggaggcggcggcgtcgATAGTTCCGCGTACCCCAAGTACGACAACATGGGACGCCGCATCACGGCCAGCGGGGGCCTGGGCAACTCCACGCTCTCGCTGCCCGACGACGAGGAGCAGTACGAGAATGAAACGCTCTTCAACGAGAACCAGAACCAGTCCGAGCAGCAGTCCGTCGGCGGAgagcagtcgcagtcggatcatcatcagcagcagcaccagacaGAGTCCGGCCAGGGCCAGGACAAGGACAGAGGAGAGTTTGTGTCGCTATAGTATTATAGAACGCAGGTGTAAATAGGTCCAAATAGATTCGTGCCCCCAGAAACCAGAGAACCACAGCCAAATCATTCATTCAGAGATCACCCGACCCAAGCCATCCTTGGCAATCGTTTGTTTCATATCAGTTCTCAGACACAGATGAGGTGTATATCCAGATAGTAACCGAAACAATCCTTTGACTGCCACAGCATCACCCCCAGAAATGATTAGAAATTACTACAGAAAATCcgaaagaagaaagagaatCCCCCTTTGAATCGCACCACATAGAAACCATTTTATCGCATATAAACTTATATATACTTCTGTATACTTGTGTATTCCATTTAGAGATCTCCAAACTGTCCCCAATGCGTAGCTAGAAATCGAATAGTTGTATCCCCCTCTCCGTAATGCTGTAAAGATAATGTAATGCTAGAGATTATAGCGACCAAAAACTGATCTTCATAAggtgtataaatatatgtcATATATCcatagagatggagagagcaTTTGCTTCTGGGGTGCTAGAGTTTGTTGGTGGagtattttattattgaattACGTTTTAGAGATCAGACACTGAATAGGATTAGAGCCAGGATGTGGGAATCGTATTCATAGCATCGCCGTAGCAAGAGACACACAAGGcatattacatatttatacttATAATGTTAGCAGATCTATTGTTATGGCAGACATAAACACAAGTACGGAAACTATATAGCCAACATCGATGTACAATGAATGAATATATGAGTATAGTATACAGTCTTTAGTCTTTAGTCTCCCTCCCACTTTAAAGTAGTTCCTCCTCCCTCTTCtttctgtacatatgtaaatgtattccTAAATGCTTAAGGActtttaaatcaaaatcattttATACTCCCCTACCTACCTATGTATATCGTATATAGAGAAAGAAACCGCAACGAGTCGTGCCAAATCAAATGTTTTTAAACTCAAATCAAATCTACTTTTAATCTGTTATCCTCTGGCGAATTGTTTCCCCGAATTCCCGCAGCAACTGCTGGGATTATGCGAGGACACCTAGTACCTATGATTTGTATTGTATTAGCAGTTGTCATCTAGTCAATCTAcccacacatatgcatacaaGTAGTGTTAATCCGTTCCTATCCTAGAATACCTATAGAAGAAATCCTTTTAGTTATCATCTGCCATCACAgccaacaacacacacaatttctcCTGCAAGTAGACCAAATGCAATGTCAGCTAAATCTAAATAAAACatagatttatgtatgtatgtatggcaTTACCATTtacataaagtatacatatatatatttatgtatatctcTGCATATTTGTGTGTAATCTAATTGAATGTAGAAAGAggtggaaaaatggaaaataaataaaatcaaaatctaaTTGGGTAACTACGAGAGAGGTCGATGCCAGAGATACCCTAACACACCAAgcgctctctctgccactctctctctctctctctctctctgggtatATCATATGTAAAGGTATTATAAATTGGTGTGAGGTTTAtgtggaaaacaaaagagtGAGGAGAGAGTTGGAGGCACGCATTAtaagtattttttgtgtatgtagAACGTTTCAAATTCGAGCTTgataatgtaaaatgtaagtTATAGAAGTCAATGATAAGTACATGATAAATTCCACTTACATGACCACACCCACAGAAcccatacccacacacacacacacacttacatgGGTATGCattcgtgtgtatgtgtgtggaatAATTAAACACATGAATGCAATGAATTACTACAATAATTAAGGGGGAAAGTATTcgggcaaatatttgtactacttcacttcacttcaccaCCAGGGGATTCCTTTTACCGGGGTTTGCTTTTCCCCGACCCAATTAATTTTtcctctgtcgctgccgctgttgctgttgctgctgttgttgtggttgctgctgctgctgctgcctctgctgtgtgCAATGTTTGCTGACGTGGTGCgggaatttttgttttttgatatTATGAACTGAACCGAAAGCAAATTTGCACATAGGCACATAGAGCCggagcaaacagcagcaaacggcGCATCCTGGCTGCCACATCCTGCGATTTATTCAGCAtccttttccccacaaatatgCGTACCTCCTTTTTGACCGCGCAACATTAGCCGTGAATGTTTTAATCAAAGTATTATTGTTTGGCGTCCGCTCTAATAGTTGGCGGATGGTGGATGGCGAATGGAAATCCTGCCATTCCTTGGTagatttgtacatacatagataattttaattacatcGTACACacacctctccctctccacccCCCGTTGCGGAGGGGCAGTAATGACTACCGCAGACAGGGGcgatattttattcattttaaatCGTTttaactaattaaaaaaacaaatggaaaccgccaaaaagcaagagcaaaagagacAAGCGTAAACCGACAGCCAAATAGAGAGTAATTGGGGGGAATGGCATTAGAGTGGATAGGGAACAGAGATCGAGAGAACCTAACTAGGGAGCATTTAAACTATGCTTTTAGCATATTCCCCCATCTGGATTTGCCCACTCGAATAACGGCACGCACGGTACACACGGCCATTCCTGCcccctgcctggctgccccGCGGCTTTCCCCGGTtcacagctctctctctctgtcgggTTTTCCGGGGCAATGCGATGCCggatgatgatggaaatgtaactataattttaattactcTGCgtgaatgcaaatggaaaacacaCGCAAATGCACAGATTCTGCAGAGATTTACAGAGGCGAGGGTATGCCGCGTATctgtgcatctgtatctgAGTCCGCATCCGATTGCAGTGCAGGCCATGGAGAGGCGACCGACAGAAAGCAGAGTGCGAGAATGCCaggcaaaataaaattaactttttatgAGTGCTGTGctgggctgtgctgctgcgaagtgctgccaaaaataaattaaattcagaTGATGAATAGAGTAACAAATTCTGTACGATATCAttaaacaagcaaacaaaaagagagagaaagaaaaagtgaaATACAGCATATTGCATTTTAAGTTGAATTCCGAATATTGAAAGCCGAAATTAGTCAAATTTCAACAATCCACAGGCGCAGCCACTCCCAAAGAACTCATCCCTAGGGCTCACAACCCACTCGACCATGCCGAAACCCACTCTGTTCACACAAACACTACTCGTACACACTTAATATTATCCTCGAAACgacatatatacatagatacaaaACCATTCACGACATGACACACGAATACAGTTGTCAACGAGGACGAAATAATGGGGGATGgatggggaaggggaagggacagaggaagaggaagagtgTGACAGCAGGACAGTAGGACACTAGGACAGTGGGTAAAGCAAACATGACAGGActgaacagaaacagaaaacataaCAGGATATGCCACgacagcacagaacagaacagaacagcaggacaaacaaaaaggacATTTAACGAACAATATAATCGAAATACACATTGTAATAGCATTAATAGATTGTCAAGCTTTATTACACACTATATTATAAATAGATGgaaacataataataataacagttattattgcaaataataataattataataataataccaACAGAagacacacaaagagaaatatgaataaaaatttaataaaagcaaaataacTCATTTGAGACTTTTTAATGGTGCGGAAAAGGACGAGAGAGTCCTCGTATGTGGAACATTTGACGACCTATTCCTGAATTGCAATCCCCCAGCATTTACCATCATTATGAGTCAGTTGGAAGTTGGCaggaaaaagaagaaaatcgATTTGATGACATTTCCATAATGGAAAACTTCTCcctctatctgtctgtctgtctgtctgtctgttctcGTGCAGTCAAATCAATGTCTCTTCCTGTGCGCTTGATGGGAAAGTTCTCGCCAAACAGTGCCTGCCCAACTTCCTCAATATCCTCCCTCCTGTCCTCCTGTGTCCTTTTCCATTCACagtttcatcatcatcaggcaaTCTGCATAATTTGCCAGAGCCGTCCTCCTCCTTTGCCATTTCTCGGTGCACTTGCTCCGTATCACTTGTTGATCGTAAACGGTTTTTGGCATATCAAATTTCCGACTTTTTccacccattcccattccccccaTTCTCATCATTCCCATCATTCCCATCATCGTCATGGCCCTTTCGAAGCGATAACCAAACTAACATTTGCAGCATTTCCGCGCCTAATCTCCGTTTCCCACTGTGCCGCCACCTCACAAATGCTTCAATAATGACTGCAGAGGAAGCAGCACCCACCAAGCATCCTCCCCACACCCATTCCCACTCGTAATAACATTTTCATCTTAATGCACTCGGAGAGAGCAGCACATTTAGTCAAAAGTTCC from Drosophila subobscura isolate 14011-0131.10 chromosome O, UCBerk_Dsub_1.0, whole genome shotgun sequence encodes:
- the LOC117897863 gene encoding uncharacterized protein LOC117897863 — encoded protein: MHSMEQRRSSTTTTMGLPVWCLLMLCLVAWTYADDWSLSCASNCTCKWTNGKKSAICSSLQLTSIPSTLSTELQVLVLNDNHIPYLNREEFSALGLLNLQRIYLKKSELQYIHKESFRSLKILVEIDLSDNRLEMLDKDTFMGNDRLRILYLNGNPLKRLAAYQFPILPHLRTLDMHDCLISYIDPMSLANLNLLEFLNLKNNLLESLSEYVFQHMANLKTLSLEENPWQCNCKLRKFRSWYVASRLSSVSLVCKGPPAQKDRTWDSVDDELFGCPPRVEIFNNEEVQNIDIGSNTTFSCLVYGDPLPDVAWELNGKILDNDNVLFDTESIASDKLWSNLTVFNVTSLDAGTYACTGANPIGSMTQNISIYLSEIVQHVLVKTPETFWYFGLIMGIFGTVFLLIAISFVVCLCKRTTRQHRHTSKAGVKSSVSFNDQEKKLLDSSVTTTTNDRGDSYGIDNNPNSISINKADSAGLSFNQIEIHAVENHRSGLGHGTMLVHQQQQGQHQQGQHQQQGQGQNVGQHMRQQLMTVKDPTCGMMTVPTSMAGHTHSHTHPGQISEEFPLNVGVFPPPPEFCSNIVPNPAFGGNIFIRVSVTQDMLDGADLNMYPDLLNIPKRMQDVQCSDGGAGTVSVPEGQFATLPRHTTRRGILKKDSSLQQQQQQNHHQQQQQQGATTGLYPHDEIVTYNLDASGYVDSHSHQTTYHCVGNGQSNPMELPPPPPPPAVTAVVQCHHPNSSASVMPPVSAASCVSCINNGPPQPSACQTPPIDVTPLRPLCGKSGGGGVDSSAYPKYDNMGRRITASGGLGNSTLSLPDDEEQYENETLFNENQNQSEQQSVGGEQSQSDHHQQQHQTESGQGQDKDRGEFVSL